The DNA region CTCTCGCCGAATGGGAATGCCGGAACAACCGCCTGGCCTGGCTGGCGTTGCGTCAGGACGGTTTTATCGATGCGGTCAGGGACGCACGCGAGCGCTACGGCGCATCGCGCGTCGCCGTCCTGCTCGGCACGTCGACCGCCAGCATCGGTGCGACCGAAGAAGGCTATCGACGCCTGGAAGGAGGCCGGATGCCGGCGGATCTCCATCGCTCCGTCCTGCACACCCCCCATTCGCTGGCCGGATTCGTCGCCACGGCGTTCGACCTGGAAGGGCCTTGCCTGACCGTCGCCACCGCGTGCTCCTCCAGCGCCAAGGTGTTCGCCAACGCCGAGCGGATGATCCGCCTCGGACTGATCGACGCCGCCATCGTCGGTGGTACCGACACGCTCTGCGACAGCGTCCTGTTCGGGTTCAATTCGCTCGAGCTCGTGTCACCTGAACCCTGCCGTCCGTTCGACGCTAACCGTGGCGGCATCTCGATCGGCGAGGCGGCCGGCTTCGCGCTCATCGAGCGCGCCGTGGAGGGTGGCGGCCTGCCGCTGCTGATCGGCTACGGCGAAGCCAGCGACGCGCATCACATGTCGACACCGCATCCCGAAGGGCTCGGCGCCGAGCTCGCACTGAACGACACGCTGGCGCGGGCGGGCATCGTCGTGGGCGATGTCGATTACATCAATCTGCACGGAACCGCCAGCCAGAAGAACG from Luteibacter mycovicinus includes:
- a CDS encoding beta-ketoacyl-[acyl-carrier-protein] synthase family protein: MPHPMPPLAIRAYTATSALGRGLDAHATAIATSRGGLQPNDFSSAPLDCWIGRVAGLEDEPLPPALAEWECRNNRLAWLALRQDGFIDAVRDARERYGASRVAVLLGTSTASIGATEEGYRRLEGGRMPADLHRSVLHTPHSLAGFVATAFDLEGPCLTVATACSSSAKVFANAERMIRLGLIDAAIVGGTDTLCDSVLFGFNSLELVSPEPCRPFDANRGGISIGEAAGFALIERAVEGGGLPLLIGYGEASDAHHMSTPHPEGLGAELALNDTLARAGIVVGDVDYINLHGTASQKNDEVEAALVARRFPASTRASSTKGFTGHTLGAAGILEATLTLLSMRDGVVPANLGATTPDPLCGPQMAWTSERGDLRIALSNSFGFGGNNACLAFARAEVAA